The Candidatus Nitrosocaldus cavascurensis genome segment TGATAGGGATAAGAGTAGTAATAGCAGTAGTAGTAATAGTAGTAGCAATAGCAATAGCAGTAGTGGTAGTTTAGGTAGTGTAAGATCAATATCCAGATTCACCATGGCGTGGGTCTTTGGTTACATGGTAGGCCCACTCATAGGCTCATCCCTATTCCATCTAGGATACCTTCAACTATTCATATACTCTTCAACTATGATCATCCCAGCGTTGGCATGCTCCATTATCATCATCCTACTATCAAAGCATAAAGGTTATTCATCTGATGGCATAAAGGGAGAGGAGGATAGAAGGAGTAGGAGTAGTGACAGCAAGGGTAGAGTAGATCTAACCTTGATTAGCATTGTCAAAGGCAAGATCATGTTTATAGCAATGATAATGTACTACAGTGCATCATTTGCAATACTGCTCTCAATAGTACCAAGTTACATGAAGGATAATGGTGTGGATGAGCAACTGATAGGTATGCTCTTCTTCATATTTGGGATAGCAAGGATGTTAACACTGTTAGCAATACAACTCTTTGCAAGGTATGAGCATATAAGCATACTCATTGCAAGTGGTGCAATAGCATCATCTATGCTTATAATGCATACTGCACCAACACCACCATCCTTTGGTATAGCACTGCTAGCATTAGGCTTTGCATTCAGCATCTACTTCCCTATAACACTTACCATGCTTACCCGTTATGTGCCTAGCAAGATGATAGGTAGTATGGTAGGATTGTACGAGACTATATTTGGGATAGGATGGACGTTAGGTCCTATAACCTCTGGCATAGTCGCTGATGTATTCAGCATAGATGCTCCTTACCTTGCTATGTTCTTGATTGGTGTTGTTATGATACCCATCTATACCATGCTTCGCTTGAAGGATGGAACCATTACAAAATAAATAGTGTTACAGTGTTGTTTTACTTACATTAATAATAATCGCTATCGTTATCACTACTACCCATCCATCTCTCCCTCATGTACCTGAACCTTATCTCCCTATTGCTCAATTGCCTC includes the following:
- a CDS encoding MFS transporter yields the protein MDCDRGNGKSKKKEREEKGSTMMLLLLYICALSMGIAYGAHVPLVPVFAREVLNATYTEVGMVGMANYIPYAFFPFIVGLLLDRFNKGAMLLSGVSMALASIAMLSLARSILDLALIRAFSGIAHAFFWPSAEAMISMSTRIDESSNSPDRNNSSSGNNDRDKSSNSSSSNSSSNSNSSSGSLGSVRSISRFTMAWVFGYMVGPLIGSSLFHLGYLQLFIYSSTMIIPALACSIIIILLSKHKGYSSDGIKGEEDRRSRSSDSKGRVDLTLISIVKGKIMFIAMIMYYSASFAILLSIVPSYMKDNGVDEQLIGMLFFIFGIARMLTLLAIQLFARYEHISILIASGAIASSMLIMHTAPTPPSFGIALLALGFAFSIYFPITLTMLTRYVPSKMIGSMVGLYETIFGIGWTLGPITSGIVADVFSIDAPYLAMFLIGVVMIPIYTMLRLKDGTITK